The Aerococcus christensenii genome segment TATTTTCTCCCGATACACTCCATTTTTTTATAAAAAAAGCTCAAAACTGCTTGACAATTTTATCACAAGCGGTACAATAAATTTGCTAGTAGCCCCTTAAAGTAACTACTAATATGGCCATATTTTTTAGTTGGAGGGAATGACATGTCACTTATTCATTTACTTGAACAATTTAATTTTACAGAATCAGAAGCAAAAGTTTATATAGCCTTTTTAGAAAACGGACCCACTACTGGGTATGAAATCAGTAAACTTTCTGGTGTCGCTCGTTCGAAAATCTACAACATTATCGAAAGTCTTATCCAAAAAGGAGCTTTAATTTATTCACAATCGGATCGATCCAAAATTTACAAAGCCGAATCTATCGATACTTTATCAACCGTTATTCAGCAAAAAACTAATTCCAATTTAGCAAAACTCAAACAAGAAGCCGCATCTCTTACCCCACAAAAGGAAGATAATCAAATTTGGAAATTAAGTGACTGGGAAGTTGTGGAAACTCGAGCAATAAATATGATTCAATCAGCTACAGACCAAGTGATGATTCAAATATGGGCAGACGAATTAGATGATACTTTAGAAAAAGCCCTTTTAGAAAAAGAATCCCACTTAGAGAAATTTGTTGTTATTTTCTATGATCTAAAGAAAAAATACAAAACAAAACTTCATCGAATCTATTGTCATGGTTTTGAAAAAGAAAAACTCAAAGATATGAATGGTCGATGGATCTTAATTACTGTAGATAGGAATCAAATGCTTTATGTTAGCTTAAATTCTGAAGGAATGACTCAAGCTATTTATACTGAAGAAGCTCAAATGGCTCTCTTTGCAAGAGAATATATTCTTCATGATGCCTATTGCTTAAGAATCTTAGAGCATTTGCAAACAAGTGCTGTGAAAGAATTCGGCGAGGCTATGGAAAAAGTAAGAGATATATATAAAATTAACGAATAGAGGATGAAAAAATGCTTGTTAACACTATTTTATTTTTAATTGTCATTGTTAACGGATGGTTTGCAGTAACTTTTATCAAAGATCTAATCAAACACAAAACAGAAGTTATGAAAGAACCCGGTAACCCTATCATAATGGCTATCGTTACTTTCTTGATGTTCTTATTATCTACATTCGGAATTTCCGATTTTGCAATTGGCTCTTCCTTATATCCTAAAGCCAAATGGGTCAGCGATAAAAAATTACCAGGGACTTTAAATACAGAATGCGTCATTCCAGTAGCTGTGATGGCTTTATCCTACATCTCATCTATCAAAGTAGGTTTGCTCACTCTAGCTACTGCTATTATCTGCCAAATTATAGGAGCCTATGTCAGCCCTAAATACGTTACAAAACTCCCTGCTAAAGTTATCAAAGAATTCGTCGCTGCTGGATTAATTATTGCAGCTGCTCTAATTTTAGCCGGAAAATTTGGTGTTTATCCTACAGGAGGAGAGGCCACTGCTCTAACGGGTGGTAAATTAATCTTGTTTGCTGTTCTATGTGTACTTTATGGTGCTTTAAATAATATCGGTATTGGGTCTTATGCCTTAACAATGGCAACCGTCTATGCTTTAGGTTTAAACCCAGGAGTAGCTTTTCCAATTATGATGGGGGCTTGCACCTTCTCAGTTCCTATTGGATCCATGCAGTTTATTAAACTCGATGCTTATAGTCGAAAAATTACCTTATTCACTTCTACTTTTGGTGTTATAGGCGTATTAGTTGCAGCTTTTGTCGTAAAAAGCTTAAATACTTCCACTTTGCAATGGATCGTTGTGATTGTTATTCTATATTCCGCAATTACCATGCTAAAAAGTGCTTTACAAATGAAAAAGGAGAATTAATCTTATGGAAATTCGAATCTTAAATAGAGAAAATATTCAACAAGTCTTATCTATGAAGGAAACCATTGAAGCTGATAAAGAAGCTCTAAAAATCTATTCTGATAAACAAAGTGATATTCCTCTTCGCGCTAATTTAGATATTCCAGAATACGATGGTCAAAGTCTTTATATGTATGGCTACGTTGCACCTGCTAAAGCCTCTGGTGTAAAAATCGTTTCTGTCTATCCTCATAATATCGAACGCGGATTAACGAGCGTTCCAGCAACTATGGTTACCTTAAATAGCGAAACAGGCGAAGTCAACTGCCTGATGGATGGAACCTACCTCACTCAATTAAGAACAGGAGCCGTTGCTGGCGCAGCTACAGATGAACTCGCAAGAAAAGACGCTTCTATATTTGCCTTATTTGGAACAGGTGGGCAAGCCGAAACTCAATTAGAAGCTGTTTTAAATGTTCGTCCGATCAAAGAAGTTAAAGTTTTTGATCTCTCAAAAGAACGAAGAGAAAATTTCGCCAATAAAATGCAAAAGAAATTCGGGAACATTTTTGAAGTGAATATTCGAGCAGTCAATTCTTCAGATGAAGCTGTCAAAGACGCTGACATTATCACTACGGTCACTACTGCTAAAGAAGCCGTTTTTGATGGAACGCTCGTCAAACCAGGTGCTCATATCAACGGCGTTGGTTCCTATACGCCAGAAATGGCAGAAATTCCAGAATCACTCATTATAAAAGCAGACAAAATTTATGTAGACACTTGGGATGGGGCTGTTAAAGAATCTGGAGACCTTATTCAGCCTCTTGAAAAGGGAATTTTACAAGAAAACCAAATCACAGGAGAGATTGGCGATCAAATTGCTGGTCGAATTAAAGGACGGGAATCTGAAGAAGAAATTACCTTTTTCGAAACCACTGGAAGTGCTGTTTTAGACTTAGTCGTTGCTCAAAAAATTTATGAAGCCGCTGCGGAAAAAGGAATCGGGCAAATAATTTCTTTGTAAGTTGCTAGTATCTGATTAACTTAATGAATTAAAGGCGATGGGAATTCCTGTTGCCTTTTTTATAAAAAAGCTATGTATAAATTAGCTAAAATTATGCCAATTCATTACATAGCTTTTTATATTCGTCTATTATTACTAATTTTGAACCATAGATTCACAATTTAATTTCTCTCTTATGTAACTACATCCTACTCATTTATTGTTTCAAAAATTTTACTATATTTAGATCCTTCTTTATAAAAAACAGGTATATTTTCAATATTTTCATTAATTTTTATTTTCTTACCTCCGCCAAAAACTTCTTTAGTGAATAAATTTACCCATTTATTTCCTTTAGGTAAATAAACTATTTTTTCTTTTAATTTATATTCAGTGATAGGTGCAATCAATAAATCAGATCCAAACATATACTGATAGGTTTCTTCCCAAGCTTCCTTATCTTCTGGAAAATCAATGAATAAACTTCTTATTATAGGTACACCTGTAAGTCTAGTCTCTTCATATGCATCTACTATGTATTCATTTAACTGTTTTCTAAGAAAAGTATACTTAGTTAATATTTTTTCTACTTTTTCTCCAAACGACCATATTTCATTATCAGATCCACTTGTTTTCAATCCTCCACCAAAATTGGATAATCGTTCTTTATGAGGCTGTCTATCTCCATGCATTCTCAAAATAGGAGAAAAAACTGCATATTGAAACCATCTTACGAGCAATTCTTTAAATTTATCTGTCGTACTATCTCCGCTATGAAACCCGCCAATGTCACTAGTACACCAAGGAATACCGCTGATCCCCATACTTATTGCAATTTGAATTTGTCTTTTTAACGAATCGAAACTAGAATCAATATCGCCGGACCATGCTAAAGCACCAAGTTTTTGTGATCCAAACCATGCTGAGCGTATTAATATAGGAAATGATAAATCACTTTTTTTATATAATTCATAAAAAGTTTTTAAATAATAATACGGATATTTATTTGCATATTTTTCAAAATTCCCATAGCATATTTCATAATTCCTATGAACATAATTATCCATTTCAGGTTCAGCTTGATCCGCCCAGAACATATAAATATTTTTCTTCATATAATTTTCATATAATAAATGCGAAATATATTTTCTGGTCTTCCGATTAGTATAATCCAACACGCTCAACCATTAAAAACTAAATTTTCTTTATCAAAATAACTTTTAATAAGTAACTGATTATCCTTAAAATACTTATAATTATTACTATTTTTATGAACAGTCGGCCACACAGATACCATAAATTGGATATCCTTCTTATTTAATCTAGCAGCTACTTTATCAATTTCTTTCCAATAATCCATATCAAAATTAAAATCTCCATCGTACACCCAATGATAATAATCAATTACTATTACTGATAATGGAATTTGTTTAAGAAAATATTTTTTAGCTACTTCTTCTACTTCTGTGGTTGTTCGATACCTTAACTTGCTTTGCCATAAAATATGTAACCTTGCTCAGCATTCAAATTAATAATATTCTTTGCACTCTAGACCCAGCAACTATCGTAATTAATGGGAATCTATTTTTCAATATTTCTGACTTACTACCTCTTTTACATAAAAATTTATCCAATAACCTTTATACCAACGCTAATATTAAATTAAGTACATTAAAAAATGATGCCATTTTATTGGGATGCGTTGCACAAATGGCTAGACACTTTCTTAAAGTGGAACACCTTAAATTGACAAATATATTTAATGCAAATTCAGCATATCCAAAAGCGTAAAATTGAATAAATGAAATAGAGATAATATCTGGGTAAAGTTAGGAATTAAAATATTAGTGATAGTAAAAAATAGAATGTGTTCTTTATCTTTTAAGAATACTTATCATTCCGATTTCATCTTATCTATTCTACTGTCAAACATTCTATTCGCTTGAAGCCAGTTAATTTTTTTGATACATTTATTGTTAGGACGTTTATCTTGAAAAGTGATTATCCTATAGCTATGAAAAAAGAGTCTAAAAAATTAGTATATCCATACTAAAAACAGCCTCAGAGTACTTTTATCATTGATGAAAGTACTCTGAGGCTGTTTTATTGCCACGTATTCTTATTAACTTAACTCTTAAGATAAATTTAAGATCTCAACTTTTTAACTTTTTTATTAAAAGTCTGATTTTTAGTGAACAATCCATTTAACTAGAGATAGCGGACGTTTTTTGTTTGAAGTTTATTTTTTCTAACAACAAGAGCTGCCTTCTTGAAGTTGAACCTTCAACAATTTAAAGAAGAGAAGGCCAGCTACCAATAAGCCAATGTGACTCAAACCCGCAATACCAGAAATAGCGCCATTCATTCCTGAAGTCAGCGGAGTACCTAGAACCGTCAGAATTCCTCTGACCATCATCATTCCTCCCATCACTAATAAGGAACCATGATATAAGAGAAAGAAGCGTTTAAATAAAGGATGATCGCTCAACTTCATGCGTTGATCTAAACTCAAGAGAGCTAAACAAACTCCCGTCCCCAAAATCAACCAGTGCCCATGTACATAGCCCAAAGAGGTTCTTCCTGTAAAGGCCATAGCTTTGGTCAATTCACGATAAACCACACCTGCACTCATAGCTAAAAGAAAATATAGGAGGGCCATATTCACTAAACTTTCCGCCCAAGTCACAGAGGGTCTATGATGAAAGAATTGCCGAGCAAACCCTACACCTGCTAAAGCCAAAGATGCTCCTAATCCCGTATAGAACCACGCAATCACACCTTCAGGAAGTAAAGCAAAGTGACGAATACTGATTCCCATCCCCATCATAAAAAACATAATCAAAAAAGAAGGCCCATCAAAAAACTTCCAAAAAGCGAGCTTATCCTCTCTCGACTTTAAGATCCGTTGCGTGTGCTTAACAACCAAAGGGCCAAAGACTCTCCACTGAAATAAAGCAAAGACCAGCATACTTAATAAGCCATTAATCAGCATCCAATGTCCCTGATAAGCGCTCACCCCTATTTTTAAAATATTTAATCCTGCAATGAGCCAGACAAGACTTGCGATTGCTAATAAAGTTACTTTTTTTACTTTCATTATTGTTCCTCTTTCCTATCTATACAGATAATGATTCACTAAAATTTTAAGGTCTTCGAAACTTGGACTGCCCTTCGTTAAGCTATCCATGAACAATGGAAAAATCATTTGTGTAAATTTCTCTACATTTAGCTCTTCATCCCACAAATCAGAACGAATCTGAGAATCCTGCAAAAGACAAGCCGTCATATTTTTCTCAAATTGCTTGAATACCCCTTGCATCCGCTCTTGACCAGTTTTCTTGCCCGCTCCTTTTAAGAGCTGGCCATGCCCCATCAAAAAACCTGGAAACTGTTTTTCTCCTGCTTGAATGACCTGATAGAGATCCCATAAATAATCACACAAGGTTTGCTCTGGGCGAATCTGCAAACAATCCTTCAAAATTATCCGCCAAATTGAGCCAATCGTTTCCAGAATTAATTCTTCTTTTGAACCAAAATAATTATAAATAGATCCCAAAGCTATCCCTGCCTCATCCGCTACGCGCCGAACAGTTAATTGGTTCAGACCTTCAGTGGATACAATCTCCCGACAGGTTGCTAAAATTTCTTCTTTACTCGATACTTTTGGATTCATTCACTCACCTCCCCAAAATTGAACAGTGTTCATTTTATAAAACTTCTCTTTCTTTGTCAAAAACTTTGCCTGTTTTTCTTCAAAAATTTTAAAAGGCCGCTAAGTAGTGAAAGTTTACCCTCACTCCTTAGCAGCCTGATTGATTTTTCGAAGGAACTATTCTTTTTGCGCCTTCAATCGATACTTCATAATTAATAAACTCAAAGTCAAATAAGTTACTCCTAATAAAACTTGAATTCCTACATAGGAAAGTGCTTCTTGTCTTTGACCAATTGTCCACGTCTCTAAATTAAAAAGAAGTTTCGTCAAACGAATATTCCAAATAGGACTTACCAGTGAAACCAAACTCCGAAGGAAAGGAGATACCACTTCTAAGGGGACAAAGATCCCACTTCCAAAAGCAATCAAAAGTCCTAAAAGAGTGGAAGAAAAATTAACAGCGCCTGGGCTATTGGCTAACATTGCCACAAAATAAGAGAAAGCTAAAATACTGAGCATGTTAATGAAACTTGCTCCTACAATCCCCCACATGATCACTGTTTTACCTAAGACACCTCCAAACAAACTATTCAAAGTCACCATGAAAAATATCCAATATCCCACGCCTAAACAAGCCCCCGCAAGATAGGTTTCTAAAACCCGCTTCCAAGGCTTAACATGTCCTAAGCGCTCGCGCTTCTGAATTTCACTTTGTCTCATAACATAAAAGGTAGTCCCCATTACATAAATAAAACTAATCACAAAAACATAGCTCAATATAGGTAAGGCTCTCTCTCCTACCCCTAACTGCATTTCGGAATCTCCAGAATTTTCGTAAAGGATCTCTACATGATCCTCTAATGCCTGATCTAAATCTTTGAACTGTTTATCAAGCTCTAGTTCTTGATCGGAAACCCTCGTTTGCGCTAAAGATAAAAGTTGCCAGGTATTCAAGTAAGTCGCTAATTCTTCTTTCACCAAACGTTCTTCTTGCGGATAATCTTTGCTGGTAATTTCAAGAGGGGCATCTTGAACCCTTCCATCCTTCAAAGCTTTACCAAAGCCTGAGGGAATCATCAACATGACCTGCGCTTTGCCCATATAGAAAGCTTCTACCTGGGCTTTTTCTCCTTCTTCTACTGATCGTAAGTGGTGATGAGTGGACAAACGATGGATCACATCTTGACTGATCGGATCATCCCCATCCTTGTTCACGATTCCTATCTGTACGGATCTGGCTTGAAAATTTGTTTCTTGTGGCATGAAGGCAAAAGGTAACGTCATCGCTAAATAAATAACAGCTGGTAGAAAAAGATGACTAACCCAATTTGCCTTGACTAATTTGAAAAAGAGCTTAAAGGTGTTCATAAGACAACCTCCTTGTTCCAAATCCAATAATTCCCCAAGAGATCATCAACATCATCAGGAGGCGTCGAACATTCTCATAGAAGAAGCCTAAATCCTCATAAGCATTTAATTGGTAAAGAGCATCCCCAATCAAAGCTAAGGGATTCCACTTTGCCACAAGTGGCCATTGTTCAACTACCCATAAACGAACATTTGGGATCATTAATCCACTCAAACTACCTAAAATCAAAGGGACCGATATCGCAATGGCCATCAAGTGTTTCTCCCCTACTGGCAACAAAACCCCCATCGCCATCCCTAAACTGATGCCCAACAAAACACCAAGTGTCAGTAAAAGGCCTAATTCTCCTACATGGCGAGAAAGAGGAATCCCATAAAAAGTCATAAGTTCAGCAGAAAGATAGGTCACTAAGAGGGCAACCAAACTAT includes the following:
- a CDS encoding TrmB family transcriptional regulator: MSLIHLLEQFNFTESEAKVYIAFLENGPTTGYEISKLSGVARSKIYNIIESLIQKGALIYSQSDRSKIYKAESIDTLSTVIQQKTNSNLAKLKQEAASLTPQKEDNQIWKLSDWEVVETRAINMIQSATDQVMIQIWADELDDTLEKALLEKESHLEKFVVIFYDLKKKYKTKLHRIYCHGFEKEKLKDMNGRWILITVDRNQMLYVSLNSEGMTQAIYTEEAQMALFAREYILHDAYCLRILEHLQTSAVKEFGEAMEKVRDIYKINE
- a CDS encoding sulfite exporter TauE/SafE family protein, producing the protein MLVNTILFLIVIVNGWFAVTFIKDLIKHKTEVMKEPGNPIIMAIVTFLMFLLSTFGISDFAIGSSLYPKAKWVSDKKLPGTLNTECVIPVAVMALSYISSIKVGLLTLATAIICQIIGAYVSPKYVTKLPAKVIKEFVAAGLIIAAALILAGKFGVYPTGGEATALTGGKLILFAVLCVLYGALNNIGIGSYALTMATVYALGLNPGVAFPIMMGACTFSVPIGSMQFIKLDAYSRKITLFTSTFGVIGVLVAAFVVKSLNTSTLQWIVVIVILYSAITMLKSALQMKKEN
- a CDS encoding ornithine cyclodeaminase family protein produces the protein MRILNRENIQQVLSMKETIEADKEALKIYSDKQSDIPLRANLDIPEYDGQSLYMYGYVAPAKASGVKIVSVYPHNIERGLTSVPATMVTLNSETGEVNCLMDGTYLTQLRTGAVAGAATDELARKDASIFALFGTGGQAETQLEAVLNVRPIKEVKVFDLSKERRENFANKMQKKFGNIFEVNIRAVNSSDEAVKDADIITTVTTAKEAVFDGTLVKPGAHINGVGSYTPEMAEIPESLIIKADKIYVDTWDGAVKESGDLIQPLEKGILQENQITGEIGDQIAGRIKGRESEEEITFFETTGSAVLDLVVAQKIYEAAAEKGIGQIISL
- a CDS encoding TIM-barrel domain-containing protein yields the protein MLDYTNRKTRKYISHLLYENYMKKNIYMFWADQAEPEMDNYVHRNYEICYGNFEKYANKYPYYYLKTFYELYKKSDLSFPILIRSAWFGSQKLGALAWSGDIDSSFDSLKRQIQIAISMGISGIPWCTSDIGGFHSGDSTTDKFKELLVRWFQYAVFSPILRMHGDRQPHKERLSNFGGGLKTSGSDNEIWSFGEKVEKILTKYTFLRKQLNEYIVDAYEETRLTGVPIIRSLFIDFPEDKEAWEETYQYMFGSDLLIAPITEYKLKEKIVYLPKGNKWVNLFTKEVFGGGKKIKINENIENIPVFYKEGSKYSKIFETINE
- a CDS encoding TIM-barrel domain-containing protein, with the translated sequence MLWQSKLRYRTTTEVEEVAKKYFLKQIPLSVIVIDYYHWVYDGDFNFDMDYWKEIDKVAARLNKKDIQFMVSVWPTVHKNSNNYKYFKDNQLLIKSYFDKENLVFNG
- a CDS encoding DUF2871 domain-containing protein — encoded protein: MKVKKVTLLAIASLVWLIAGLNILKIGVSAYQGHWMLINGLLSMLVFALFQWRVFGPLVVKHTQRILKSREDKLAFWKFFDGPSFLIMFFMMGMGISIRHFALLPEGVIAWFYTGLGASLALAGVGFARQFFHHRPSVTWAESLVNMALLYFLLAMSAGVVYRELTKAMAFTGRTSLGYVHGHWLILGTGVCLALLSLDQRMKLSDHPLFKRFFLLYHGSLLVMGGMMMVRGILTVLGTPLTSGMNGAISGIAGLSHIGLLVAGLLFFKLLKVQLQEGSSCC
- a CDS encoding TetR/AcrR family transcriptional regulator: MNPKVSSKEEILATCREIVSTEGLNQLTVRRVADEAGIALGSIYNYFGSKEELILETIGSIWRIILKDCLQIRPEQTLCDYLWDLYQVIQAGEKQFPGFLMGHGQLLKGAGKKTGQERMQGVFKQFEKNMTACLLQDSQIRSDLWDEELNVEKFTQMIFPLFMDSLTKGSPSFEDLKILVNHYLYR
- a CDS encoding ABC transporter permease encodes the protein MNTFKLFFKLVKANWVSHLFLPAVIYLAMTLPFAFMPQETNFQARSVQIGIVNKDGDDPISQDVIHRLSTHHHLRSVEEGEKAQVEAFYMGKAQVMLMIPSGFGKALKDGRVQDAPLEITSKDYPQEERLVKEELATYLNTWQLLSLAQTRVSDQELELDKQFKDLDQALEDHVEILYENSGDSEMQLGVGERALPILSYVFVISFIYVMGTTFYVMRQSEIQKRERLGHVKPWKRVLETYLAGACLGVGYWIFFMVTLNSLFGGVLGKTVIMWGIVGASFINMLSILAFSYFVAMLANSPGAVNFSSTLLGLLIAFGSGIFVPLEVVSPFLRSLVSLVSPIWNIRLTKLLFNLETWTIGQRQEALSYVGIQVLLGVTYLTLSLLIMKYRLKAQKE